From the Lepidochelys kempii isolate rLepKem1 chromosome 2, rLepKem1.hap2, whole genome shotgun sequence genome, one window contains:
- the LOC140907950 gene encoding uncharacterized protein, with product MARSADTIEMSALGRPFQLGMLYDCRSDALIPGITLWDLETLQNDVDAKPQSKTEFQIVASDTTEDKASALSVTASLKASFLLGLVEVGGSAEYLSDTKTSKHQARVSLQYSTTTQFKQLTMSHLGYHNISYPDVFDQATATHVVTAVLYGAQAFFVFDQDISSSENIQEIQGKLQVIIKKIPQVSIEGEGALKMDDTEKKQAEKLSCKFYGDFALENNPSTYQDAMKTYSTLPKLLGAQGEKAVPVRVWLYPLTKLDSKAAQLVREISTELIFDVQTALEQLTELEMRCNDGGKNPIASTFPEIKRKIQQFKDLCKQHRQTFQKQLAGILPSIRGGGKEEGALVDILTYKNQSPFNTQQLNEFLDKKEREMTFINSYLSVLEDVEVVSSRNKLDEIVLDPMNDFVVAFMFTSLHEEEPYLSDLKLCLQTQFMKNTQDPASASSVSEKSKLWFEDKERNQKARKSAKSISDFARVNKSHGKTRFIVASVPDEDNPGASIYLYENGDLVSTNYELPSKPLSLLTDGVRHDHVQLTFKPAAFGRKEITGYRVEHRMVGQENWMAVDTNDKEETFTVTGLRPNTEYQFRYAAVSKPGLSESSDMSDPVKTLPPTNPPGKPVTDTLESSAITLTWECPNITGDGVVIKEYKVEYKEQAGRTNHKEKVKWLERRTGERTEFCTIDGLRPQTPYRFRVSAVCADGAVSDPSEEMLISTPKGKVSKKQPHHSLKESPVTRDKQPPTSPTKSQTITHNFVKRGSLITEGPLSIYTLPLETTPLGPNASYIKNRLGKENLQITNKVIMVLGATGSGKTTLINGMINYVLGVQWEEEFRFKLIHEITNRSQAQSQTTEVTAYEINCKEDLRVPYCLTIIDTPGFGDTRGIDQDKEITRQIREFFSTPGAIDHIDAVCVVVQASLACLTRAQRYVFDSVLSIFGKDIKDNIQILITFADGQTPPVLEAIKESDVPCSQNAEGMPIYFKFNNSALFASNTGADEGRCNVDAMFWHMGAMSTKTFFESLGNLETKSLTLTKEVLRERKELETAVQGLQPQIKAGLTKLEELRQTERSLEQHQGDMEAKKDFEYEVGKTVPVKLEVVKDYLTNCQTCHYTCHYPCGLADDKQKNRCSAMDRSGHCTVCPGKCQWNVHFNQKYRWDYKVVKEKQTYTQLKEKYEKASGEVMTTEKIFEQLFLDYTEVEDIVLELIERSSLSLQRLQEIALKPNPLSTPDYIDRMIMSEEQEAKPGYQERIKSLSKVRETAVIKTKTANNEELLPIELEIYRKRSQKRSRFQRMFDAVKHLFK from the exons ATGGCCAGGTCAGCTGACACCATTGAGATGTCGGCTCTGGGCCGCCCTTTCCAGCTGGGGATGCTGTACGACTGCCGCAGTGACGCCCTCATCCCAG GCATCACTTTATGGGACCTGGAGACACTTCAAAATGATGTAGACGCAAAACCACAATCCAAGACTGAATTTCAGATTGTTGCATCTGACACCACGGAAGACAAGGCCTCTGCCCTCAGTGTCACAGCATCGCTGAAGGCCAGTTTCCTGCTTGGCCTGGTGGAAGTGGGTGGATCTGCAGAatatttaagtgataccaagaCATCAAAACATCAAGCCCGTGTTTCTCTCCAGTACTCAACTACAACACAGTTTAAGCAGCTGACTATGAGCCATTTAGGGTACCATAATATCTCCTACCCTGACGTGTTTGACCAAGCCACGGCCACCCACGTGGTCACGGCTGTGCTGTACGGGGCACAGGCTTTCTTTGTCTTTGATCAGGACATTTCTTCATCTGAAAACATACAAGAGATACAGGGAAAACTCCAGGTTATCATAAAAAAGATACCCCAGGTTTCCATTGAAGGGGAAGGAGCTCTCAAAATGGAtgacacagaaaaaaaacaagctGAAAAACTTAGTTGTAAGTTTTATGGTGACTTTGCTCTTGAGAACAATCCATCTACTTACCAAGATGCCATGAAAACATACTCCACCCTCCCCAAGCTGCTGGGTGCCCAGGGGGAGAAGGCCGTGCCAGTGAGAGTCTGGCTGTACCCGCTGACCAAGCTGGATTCCAAAGCTGCTCAGCTGGTGCGTGAGATCAGCACAGAACTGATCTTTGATGTTCAAACCGCCCTGGAGCAACTGACAGAATTAGAGATGCGATGTAATGATGGGGGGAAGAATCCAATTGCCTCAACCTTCCCCGAaatcaagaggaaaatccagcaATTCAAAGATCTGTGTAAGCAACACAGACAGACTTTCCAGAAACAGCTAGCAGGAATCTTACCCTCCATCCGTGGAGGAGGAAAAGAGGAAGGGGCCCTGGTGGACATTTTAACCTACAAAAACCAATCACCATTCAACACCCAGCAACTCAATGAATTTCTGGATAAAAAGGAACGAGAAATGACTTTCATCAATTCCTATCTTTCTGTCCTAGAGGATGTGGAAGTGGTGTCCTCCCGGAATAAACTGGATGAAATAGTACTTGACCCCATGAATGACTTTGTCGTCGCCTTTATGTTCACTTCATTACACGAAGAGGAGCCATATTTATCAGATTTAAAACTCTGCCTTCAGACCCAGTTTATGAAGAATACCCAAGATCCTGCATCAGCCAGTTCTGTCAGCGAGAAATCCAAACTGTGGTTTGAGGACAAAGAGAGAAACCAAAAAGCCCGAAAATCTGCAAAATCCATTTCAGACTTTGCCCGGGTCAATAAATCTCATGGGAAAACTCGATTCATTGTGGCCTCAGTCCCAGATGAGGACAATCCTGGAGCTTCAATTTACCTCTATGAAAATGGAGACCTGGTCAGCACTAACTATGAACTTCCATCGAAGCCTCTTTCTCTCCTGACAGATGGAGTCAGACATGACCATGTGCAGCTCACATTTAAACCAGCAGCCTTTGGGAGAAAGGAGATAACCGGCTATCGGGTGGAGCACAGAATGGTAGGGCAGGAGAACTGGATGGCTGTGGATACAAATGATAAAGAAGAGACGTTCACAGTAACGGGGCTCCGTCCAAACACCGAGTACCAGTTCCGATACGCTGCAGTGAGCAAACCAGGGCTCAGCGAGAGCAGTGACATGAGTGATCCTGTGAAGACTCTTCCCCCTACCAACCCCCCTGGAAAGCCAGTAACAGATACTTTAGAATCATCTGCCATCACCCTCACCTGGGAGTGTCCAAATATTACTGGAGATGGAGTTGTTATAAAGGAGTATAAGGTGGAATATAAAGAGCAGGCTGGCCGTACAAATCATAAGGAGAAAGTCAAATGGCTGGAACGAAGGACTGGAGAGAGAACAGAGTTCTGTACCATTGATGGATTGAGGCCTCAGACACCCTACAGATTTCGAGTGTCGGCTGTGTGTGCAGATGGGGCTGTGAGCGACCCAAGTGAGGAGATGCTGATTTCAACACCAAAGGGGAAGGTATCAAAGAAGCAGCCACATCATTCCCTTAAGGAAAGTCCTGTGACAAGAGACAAGCAACCTCCAACATCACCAACAAAATCACAGACAATAACACACAATTTTGTGAAACGAGGGTCTCTGATAACAGAAGGGCCCCTGTCAATTTATACCCTTCCATTAGAGACGACACCATTAGGTCCTAATGCATCTTACATAAAGAACAGGCTGGGAAAAGAAAACCTACAGATCACTAACAAAGTCATTATGGTTCTGGGAGCAACTGGGTCAGGAAAAACTACACTCATCAATGGAATGATCAACTATGTCCTGGGCGTGCAATGGGAAGAGGAATTCAGGTTCAAACTAATTCATGAAATTACAAACAGAAGCCAAGCCCAGAGCCAGACAACTGAAGTGACAGCCTACGAGATCAATTGCAAAGAGGACTTACGGGTCCCCTACTGCCTGACTATAATAGACACCCCGGGATTTGGCGACACCAGAGGGATAGATCAAGACAAAGAAATAACAAGGCAGATCCGAGAGTTTTTCTCCACCCCCGGGGCCATTGATCACATAGACGCCGTCTGCGTCGTAGTTCAGGCCTCACTAGCTTGTTTGACACGTGCCCAGAGGTACGTGTTTGACTCCGTGCTCTCTATTTTTGGGAAGGATATAAAAGACAATATACAAATCCTGATCACCTTCGCGGATGGACAGACGCCCCCTGTTCTGGAGGCCATTAAGGAGTCTGATGTGCCATGTTCCCAAAATGCTGAGGGCATGCCCATTTATTTCAAATTCAATAACTCTGCTCTGTTTGCGAGCAATACTGGAGCTGATGAGGGCAGGTGTAATGTCGATGCAATGTTCTGGCACATGGGAGCCATGAGCACGAAGACATTTTTTGAGTCTCTAGGtaatttagaaacaaaaagttTAACATTGACAAAGGAAGTTCTCAGAGAGCGGAAGGAGCTGGAGACGGCCGTGCAAGGGCTGCAGCCGCAAATCAAAGCTGGCCTGACAAAGCTAGAAGAGCTAAGACAGACTGAGCGATCTCTGGAACAGCATCAGGGGGATATGGAGGCCAAAAAAGACTTTGAGTATGAGGTAGGGAAAACAGTGCCAGTGAAACTAGAGGTTGTTAAAGATTATTTAACAAACTGTCAGACTTGTCATTACACGTGCCACTATCCCTGTGGTCTTGCTGATGACAAACAGAAGAATAGGTGTTCTGCGATGGACAGGTCTGGACACTGCACTGTTTGCCCAGGTAAATGTCAGTGGAATGTTCACTTCAATCAAAAGTACAGGTGGGATTATAAGGTAGTAAAAGAGAAACAGACCTATACACAACTGAAGGAAAAATACGAGAAGGCATCGGGTGAGGTGATGACGACTGAAAAGATATTTGAGCAGCTTTTTCTGGACTACACAGAAGTAGAAGATATAGTGCTAGAGCTTATTGAGAGATCATCTCTCAGCCTCCAACGCCTGCAAGAAATTGCCTTAAAACCAAACCCACTGTCCACTCCGGACTACATTGACCGGATGATCATGTCAGAAGAACAGGAAGCAAAGCCTGGGTACCAGGAACGCATAAAATCACTGAGTAAAGTGAGAGAAACAGCTGTGATAAAAACCAAGACCGCCAATAACGAGGAATTGCTGCCCATAGAGTTGGAAATATATAGGAAGCGTAGTCAAAAGCGATCTAGATTTCAACGAATGTTTGATGCAGTAAAACACTTGTTTAAATAA